Proteins found in one Acinetobacter sp. XH1741 genomic segment:
- a CDS encoding RNA polymerase factor sigma-54: MKLSVGLKVANSLSLTPQLQQAIRLLQLSSLELEQEIQIQLDSNPLLEKVEDESLSESLSTLEKQETDDLTTELNANHLPDDLPVDTEWDDIYTHQSTALATPEFEEREDNRQVQMTLKEHILEQVNLLHFSKIDQLIAFCIVDALDDKGFLEAELEEILLAVQHLLNEMDIEEEVEEDEILVVLKYIQRLDPIGIGARNLAECLKVQLEFLPQETEYLKEAKSLLQYYELLIANDLNKLLKQTGLSREQLKFAVDLLKTLKPYPGMDFEKQESEYQIPDVVVAKKDLHWQVQLNPDVIPKLRINSFYSGMIRRADQSDDNLYLRNQMLEAKNFIKSIDERHKTLLKVASCIVEHQKAFLEIGPEAMKPLVLRDVAEEVELHESTVSRVTTNKYMLTPRGLFELKYFFSSHVGTTAGGEASSTAIRAMIKKLVSNENPRKPLSDNTIAALLKDEGIEVARRTVAKYRESLHIPSSSERKVLI, from the coding sequence ATGAAATTATCTGTTGGATTGAAAGTTGCGAATTCATTATCGTTAACGCCTCAATTGCAGCAGGCAATCCGTTTATTACAACTCTCGAGTTTAGAGTTAGAGCAAGAAATTCAAATTCAATTAGATAGTAATCCATTACTTGAAAAAGTAGAAGATGAATCATTATCAGAAAGTTTATCTACCTTAGAAAAACAAGAAACAGATGATCTTACAACCGAATTGAATGCCAACCATTTACCTGATGATTTGCCTGTTGATACCGAATGGGACGATATTTATACCCATCAATCTACAGCTTTAGCTACACCTGAATTTGAAGAGCGTGAAGATAACCGCCAGGTTCAGATGACGCTCAAAGAGCATATTTTAGAACAAGTGAACTTACTACATTTTTCAAAAATAGATCAGTTGATTGCTTTTTGTATTGTTGATGCATTAGATGATAAAGGTTTTTTAGAAGCTGAGTTAGAAGAGATTCTCTTAGCTGTACAGCACTTACTAAATGAAATGGATATTGAAGAAGAGGTTGAAGAGGACGAAATTTTAGTCGTCTTGAAGTATATTCAACGCCTTGATCCAATTGGTATCGGTGCTCGTAATCTTGCTGAATGTTTAAAAGTTCAGTTAGAGTTTTTACCTCAGGAAACTGAGTATTTAAAAGAAGCTAAAAGTTTGCTTCAGTATTATGAGTTACTAATTGCAAATGATCTCAATAAATTATTAAAGCAAACCGGTCTTTCTAGGGAACAGTTAAAGTTTGCGGTTGATTTATTAAAAACATTGAAGCCTTATCCTGGGATGGATTTTGAAAAGCAAGAATCGGAATATCAGATTCCAGATGTAGTGGTAGCTAAAAAGGATTTGCATTGGCAAGTCCAGTTAAACCCAGATGTTATACCAAAATTAAGAATCAATTCTTTTTATTCAGGCATGATTCGCAGGGCAGATCAGAGTGATGATAATTTATATCTGCGTAATCAAATGCTTGAAGCTAAGAATTTTATAAAGAGTATTGATGAAAGGCATAAAACTTTATTGAAAGTTGCTAGTTGTATTGTTGAGCATCAAAAAGCATTTCTTGAAATAGGTCCAGAGGCTATGAAACCGCTGGTACTACGGGATGTTGCCGAAGAAGTAGAATTGCATGAATCTACGGTTTCTCGAGTGACTACAAATAAGTACATGCTGACCCCACGAGGACTTTTTGAATTGAAATACTTCTTTTCTAGTCATGTAGGCACGACAGCGGGAGGAGAAGCTTCTTCTACTGCAATTCGAGCAATGATTAAAAAATTAGTTTCTAATGAAAATCCACGTAAGCCGTTGTCTGATAATACAATTGCGGCGTTATTAAAAGATGAAGGAATAGAAGTGGCGAGAAGGACTGTAGCAAAATATCGAGAATCGTTACATATTCCATCGTCATCCGAAAGAAAAGTCTTGATCTGA
- the raiA gene encoding ribosome-associated translation inhibitor RaiA has product MQITIRGHHLAITPAIEENIKAKFNQLTKHLDQVNSMQIKLTKDHQIDKRSHKGSSNHVAEAIVRLPGIELFAQATADDMYTSIKKLTEKLKKQLLKYRKMQCAYSQVAVSI; this is encoded by the coding sequence ATGCAAATAACGATTCGTGGACATCATTTAGCAATTACACCAGCTATAGAAGAAAATATTAAAGCAAAATTTAATCAGTTAACGAAACATCTGGATCAGGTGAATAGTATGCAGATTAAACTAACGAAAGATCATCAGATTGATAAGCGTTCACATAAAGGTAGCTCTAATCATGTGGCCGAAGCGATAGTCCGGTTACCAGGAATTGAACTATTTGCTCAAGCAACAGCAGATGATATGTATACTTCAATTAAAAAATTGACTGAAAAATTAAAAAAACAATTATTAAAATATCGGAAAATGCAGTGTGCTTATTCGCAAGTTGCTGTTTCTATTTAA
- the ibaG gene encoding BolA family iron metabolism protein IbaG, with the protein MNSEQLTQILKEAFPEAEVAVSGQAGKFDLRIVDDQFEGKRTVARQQTVYAPLNTYIASGEVHAVTIRAMTKDEWRKASLFGA; encoded by the coding sequence ATGAATAGTGAACAGCTCACTCAAATTTTAAAAGAAGCTTTTCCTGAAGCGGAAGTAGCGGTGAGCGGACAGGCTGGAAAATTTGACCTCCGTATTGTGGATGATCAATTTGAAGGCAAACGTACTGTTGCTCGCCAGCAGACAGTTTATGCACCATTAAATACTTATATTGCAAGTGGCGAAGTTCATGCCGTAACAATTCGTGCGATGACCAAAGATGAATGGCGTAAAGCAAGCCTTTTCGGAGCTTAA
- the murA gene encoding UDP-N-acetylglucosamine 1-carboxyvinyltransferase has translation MDKFLITGGAKLEGEVRISGAKNAALPLLAAMILADSPITLTNVPNLKDVNTLVKLIGGLGVTISYENDTVKADTSTLDNQFAPYELVKTMRASILVLGPLLARYGNAKVSLPGGCAIGSRPVDQHLKALEALGAQIEVENGYVHATVDGRLKGGEVVFDMVTVGGTENILMAAALADGVTTIRNAAREPEITDLAQMLIKMGAKIEGLDTDTLVVTGVESLHGCEYSVVADRIETGSYLAAAAITGGRVKTTHTDPSLLESVLDKFEEMGAEVTRGDDWIELDMLGKRPKAVSFRTLPHPEFPTDMQAQIMAVNAIGRGFATISETIFENRFMHVPELSRMGANIQVEGHDAVVTGVEKLQAAPVMATDLRASFSLVLAALVAEGDTLIDRIYHIDRGYEHVEEKLQGLGAKIKRVS, from the coding sequence ATGGATAAATTTTTAATTACGGGCGGTGCTAAGCTCGAAGGGGAAGTACGCATTTCTGGTGCTAAAAATGCGGCTTTACCATTACTTGCAGCAATGATTCTTGCTGACTCGCCAATTACTTTAACCAATGTTCCAAATCTTAAAGATGTAAATACTTTGGTAAAATTAATTGGTGGATTAGGTGTTACAATTAGTTATGAGAATGACACAGTAAAAGCAGATACTTCTACTTTAGATAATCAATTTGCTCCTTATGAGCTTGTAAAAACAATGCGAGCTTCTATTTTGGTATTAGGACCACTATTGGCGCGTTATGGAAATGCCAAGGTTTCGTTGCCAGGTGGATGTGCGATTGGATCTCGACCAGTGGACCAACACTTAAAGGCCTTAGAGGCATTGGGTGCACAAATCGAAGTTGAAAATGGCTATGTTCATGCGACTGTTGATGGCCGTCTTAAAGGTGGTGAAGTAGTTTTCGATATGGTCACTGTTGGCGGTACTGAGAATATTCTAATGGCAGCAGCTTTAGCAGATGGTGTAACCACAATTCGTAATGCTGCACGTGAACCTGAAATCACTGATCTTGCTCAAATGCTCATTAAAATGGGTGCCAAGATTGAAGGCTTAGATACAGATACACTCGTTGTTACTGGTGTAGAAAGTTTACATGGCTGTGAATACTCAGTTGTAGCAGATCGTATTGAGACGGGTTCCTACTTGGCTGCTGCGGCAATTACGGGCGGACGTGTAAAAACCACGCATACAGATCCTTCATTACTTGAATCTGTTTTAGACAAGTTTGAAGAAATGGGTGCGGAAGTTACCCGTGGTGATGATTGGATTGAACTGGATATGTTGGGTAAACGTCCAAAAGCAGTGAGCTTTAGAACATTACCTCACCCAGAATTCCCAACGGACATGCAAGCACAAATTATGGCTGTAAATGCAATTGGTCGTGGATTTGCAACGATTTCTGAAACTATTTTTGAAAATCGTTTCATGCACGTTCCAGAATTGTCACGTATGGGTGCTAATATTCAGGTTGAAGGCCATGATGCTGTAGTGACTGGTGTTGAAAAATTACAGGCAGCTCCAGTAATGGCAACAGATTTACGTGCTTCATTCTCTTTGGTTCTAGCAGCTTTAGTTGCTGAAGGTGATACGTTAATTGATCGTATCTACCATATTGACCGTGGATATGAGCATGTCGAAGAAAAACTTCAAGGTTTAGGTGCCAAAATTAAGCGAGTAAGTTAA
- the hisG gene encoding ATP phosphoribosyltransferase translates to MNDVRNDDPNFDVMGNFDHGLTLALSKGRILKETLPLLATAGINLLEDPEKSRKLIFPTTHKQVRILILRASDVPTYVENGAADLGVAGKDVLMEHGAQHVYELLDLQIAKCKLMTAGKVGMEHPKGRLKIATKYVNLTRQYYASLGEQVDVIKLYGSMELAPLVGLGDYIVDVVDTGNTLRANGLEPLEEICKVSSRLIVNKASFKRKQVLLNPIISQLEQAVQSR, encoded by the coding sequence ATGAATGACGTAAGAAACGATGATCCTAATTTCGATGTAATGGGTAATTTTGATCATGGTTTGACCTTGGCACTCAGTAAAGGGCGTATTTTAAAAGAAACTTTACCTTTACTTGCAACAGCAGGTATTAACTTGCTTGAAGACCCTGAAAAATCTCGTAAGTTGATTTTTCCTACGACACATAAGCAAGTTCGTATTTTGATTTTACGTGCGTCTGATGTGCCAACCTACGTTGAAAATGGTGCGGCTGACTTGGGTGTAGCAGGTAAAGATGTACTTATGGAACATGGTGCTCAGCATGTCTATGAGTTGTTAGATTTGCAGATTGCTAAATGCAAATTAATGACTGCTGGTAAAGTAGGAATGGAGCATCCAAAAGGTCGTTTAAAAATTGCAACCAAGTACGTTAATCTGACACGTCAATATTATGCAAGCTTAGGTGAGCAAGTTGATGTTATTAAGCTTTATGGTTCTATGGAATTAGCACCTCTTGTTGGCTTAGGTGATTATATTGTTGACGTGGTTGATACTGGAAATACTTTAAGAGCAAATGGTCTTGAACCATTAGAAGAGATTTGCAAAGTATCTTCACGTCTTATTGTCAATAAAGCGAGCTTTAAGCGTAAGCAAGTTTTGTTGAATCCAATCATTTCCCAACTTGAACAAGCTGTTCAATCACGTTAA